One window from the genome of Natrialba magadii ATCC 43099 encodes:
- a CDS encoding efflux RND transporter permease subunit, with translation MSEDRSNQPAETQGETASEASSSESGGAGVSLFGTLSDRLGSLGGGSGSGSSGGSDGGSGSGSSGGSDGGSGSGSSGGSDGGSGSVSSGGSDGGSDGGSRGDDPFTRRVNPLITNRPWTIVAVFLLLTGVFLGGALAGGAGQEAGADQFTEDTEAYEAFEDMQENFDRGDRSSGGTSAQLFITDDRNVLSEQSLLRMLEFQDRIENDGDLRVVSSTSPASLVATQLDPSATTPEEQYRAVDRASQRQLDEAIATADETSGLPVSTDFTRSSASANVAQIAVTYDTPPMAETGDYANLQFETQDLANEIDGFDTDDNVVIFGDAILEEETLQLLGDTSIVVFPAAIILILFFLLVAYRDPIDLGLGLVALVMTMIWTFGFMGFAQIPFSDSLITVFPLLLAVGIDFGIHIINRYREERTTGVPIGEAMQITTGQLTTALLIVTLTTVFSFGANLLSDMTRDFGIVAASGIIFTFLIFGVFLPAGKVGFDRLREGTRFPEFGSTPLGSEQSFLGRVLPVGVHIARVVPVLFLVSMLVIGASAAAYGTGVDTEFDDEAFFPDEERMEQYESLPEPFSAGDYTFLTVLDHLEEDFEQGLEGSVTVYIEDPGLRDDNALRELDQALQNPPDAFESDGREADADSLIDTIEAQAAADPAFDATVTRYDSSGDEIPDRELDAVYDALFDAAPDETADRMTTDRSATRIDIQVDVDAEQDEAVAAATEVANEMTLDATATGQLVLFETVIEQTTDSSITSLFVAFVLTIVFLVLSYWWLEGRAIYGVINLIPVLLAVALLAGSMRVFDIPLSPINAPILSVSIGLGVDYTVHLMHRFVDEYEERDDTHEALLVTVQGTGGALTGSMLTTVCGLGVLYLALIPLIMEFGLLLALGVFYAWFTSILVLPSVVIVWDRLEQRYGELEWFPSATA, from the coding sequence ATGAGTGAAGATCGATCGAATCAGCCGGCGGAGACACAAGGAGAGACGGCATCAGAGGCGTCGTCATCGGAGAGTGGTGGCGCCGGTGTGAGCCTCTTTGGGACCCTCAGTGATCGGCTCGGCTCGCTCGGTGGTGGCTCCGGTAGCGGCTCCAGTGGTGGCTCGGATGGTGGCTCCGGTAGTGGCTCCAGTGGTGGTTCGGATGGTGGCTCCGGTAGCGGCTCCAGTGGTGGTTCGGATGGTGGCTCCGGTAGTGTCTCCAGTGGTGGCTCGGATGGTGGCTCGGACGGCGGATCGCGTGGCGATGACCCGTTTACCCGCCGAGTCAATCCCCTGATCACCAACCGCCCGTGGACCATCGTCGCTGTCTTTCTCCTGCTGACGGGTGTCTTCCTCGGCGGTGCACTAGCTGGTGGCGCGGGACAGGAAGCCGGTGCTGACCAATTCACCGAAGATACCGAGGCCTACGAAGCGTTCGAGGACATGCAAGAGAACTTCGACCGTGGTGACCGGTCGAGCGGTGGCACGTCGGCACAGCTATTCATCACGGACGATCGAAACGTCCTGTCGGAGCAGAGTCTATTGCGGATGCTCGAGTTCCAGGACCGGATCGAGAACGACGGCGACCTTCGGGTTGTCTCGAGTACCAGTCCGGCTTCCCTCGTCGCCACGCAACTCGATCCGTCGGCGACGACGCCCGAAGAACAGTACCGGGCGGTCGACAGAGCGTCGCAACGCCAGCTCGATGAGGCGATTGCGACAGCCGACGAGACGAGTGGGCTGCCGGTAAGTACGGACTTCACTCGCTCGTCGGCGAGTGCGAACGTCGCACAGATCGCGGTCACGTACGATACGCCACCGATGGCGGAGACGGGTGACTACGCGAACCTGCAGTTCGAGACACAGGATCTGGCGAACGAGATAGACGGCTTCGACACTGACGACAACGTCGTCATCTTCGGTGATGCGATTCTCGAGGAGGAGACCTTACAGTTGCTCGGCGACACATCGATCGTCGTCTTCCCGGCAGCGATCATTTTGATCCTGTTCTTCCTGCTCGTCGCCTACCGTGATCCGATCGACCTCGGTCTCGGACTCGTCGCATTGGTGATGACGATGATCTGGACGTTCGGGTTCATGGGATTCGCCCAGATCCCGTTCTCGGATTCACTGATCACCGTCTTCCCGCTGTTGCTCGCTGTCGGAATCGACTTCGGGATTCATATCATTAACCGGTATCGCGAGGAGCGCACGACCGGTGTCCCGATCGGAGAGGCAATGCAGATTACGACCGGACAGTTGACGACGGCGTTGCTCATCGTCACCCTGACGACGGTCTTCAGTTTCGGTGCGAATCTGCTCAGCGACATGACCCGCGACTTCGGGATCGTGGCTGCTTCGGGAATCATCTTCACCTTCCTCATCTTCGGCGTCTTCTTGCCAGCAGGGAAGGTCGGGTTCGACCGGCTCCGCGAGGGGACCCGGTTTCCCGAGTTTGGATCGACGCCGCTCGGAAGCGAGCAGTCGTTCCTGGGACGGGTGCTCCCGGTCGGCGTCCACATCGCTCGGGTGGTGCCCGTGCTCTTCCTGGTCTCGATGCTCGTGATCGGTGCAAGTGCTGCAGCGTACGGAACGGGCGTCGACACCGAGTTCGACGATGAGGCGTTCTTCCCCGACGAAGAACGGATGGAGCAGTACGAGTCGCTCCCTGAGCCGTTTTCGGCAGGTGACTACACGTTCCTGACAGTCCTCGACCACCTAGAGGAGGACTTCGAGCAGGGGCTCGAGGGGTCCGTAACAGTGTACATAGAGGACCCAGGGCTCAGAGACGACAACGCGCTCAGAGAGCTCGATCAGGCGCTACAGAATCCACCAGACGCCTTCGAGTCGGACGGCAGGGAAGCGGATGCGGACAGCCTGATCGATACGATCGAGGCGCAGGCAGCCGCCGATCCAGCGTTCGACGCGACGGTGACGCGATACGACAGTAGCGGCGACGAGATACCAGACCGTGAGCTTGACGCCGTCTACGACGCGCTGTTCGACGCCGCTCCGGACGAGACTGCAGACCGCATGACGACCGACCGGAGCGCCACACGAATCGATATTCAGGTGGATGTCGACGCCGAACAGGATGAGGCCGTCGCTGCGGCGACCGAGGTCGCAAACGAGATGACACTCGATGCAACGGCAACCGGCCAACTCGTGCTATTCGAGACCGTCATCGAGCAGACGACCGACTCGTCGATCACCAGCCTGTTCGTCGCGTTTGTGTTGACAATCGTCTTCCTCGTGCTCTCGTACTGGTGGCTCGAGGGACGGGCCATCTACGGCGTCATCAATCTCATTCCGGTGTTGCTCGCCGTCGCGTTACTTGCAGGATCGATGCGGGTATTCGACATCCCACTCAGTCCGATCAACGCGCCGATCCTCTCGGTCTCGATTGGACTCGGCGTCGACTACACGGTTCACCTGATGCACCGATTCGTCGACGAGTACGAGGAACGCGACGATACCCACGAGGCGCTGCTCGTGACCGTGCAGGGAACCGGTGGCGCGCTCACCGGCAGTATGCTCACGACCGTCTGTGGCCTCGGCGTACTGTACCTCGCGCTCATCCCACTGATCATGGAGTTCGGCCTGCTGCTCGCACTCGGCGTCTTCTACGCCTGGTTCACGTCGATTCTCGTCCTCCCATCGGTCGTGATCGTCTGGGACCGACTCGAGCAACGCTACGGGGAACTCGAGTGGTTCCCGTCGGCGACGGCGTAG
- a CDS encoding IS5-like element ISNma2 family transposase codes for MQTLPKSRLLRFVEEAFQLAKRAVARYSSKFSKQRYTLHQHIVLLCLKVRKNTTYRTLLDELIEMPRIRNAINLTELPAPSTLCKAFNRLDMAVWRVLLNLSVSLLPTTGVAGIDASGFDRSHASKHYTKRAKLTIQQLKVTLLVDSKVNAVLDLHVTTTRKHDSQIAPSLIKRNPETIDILLGDKGYDDQKIRRLARQHEIRPLIKHREFTPLHKAWNARLDADLYGQRSQSETVNSTLKRKYGAFVRSRRWWKQFRELALGCIVHNLDQAI; via the coding sequence ATGCAGACCCTCCCAAAGTCTCGGTTGCTCCGATTTGTCGAGGAAGCATTTCAGTTAGCGAAACGTGCCGTAGCTCGATACTCCTCAAAGTTCTCGAAACAACGCTACACGCTCCATCAGCACATCGTTCTCCTCTGTCTCAAGGTTCGGAAGAACACGACCTATCGTACACTCCTCGACGAACTCATCGAGATGCCCCGTATCCGGAACGCGATCAATCTCACTGAACTCCCTGCGCCGTCTACGCTCTGCAAGGCGTTCAACAGACTCGATATGGCTGTCTGGCGAGTGCTGCTCAATCTCTCTGTTTCACTGCTCCCGACCACCGGCGTTGCGGGGATCGATGCTTCGGGATTCGACCGCAGTCACGCCTCGAAACACTACACGAAACGAGCCAAACTCACGATTCAGCAACTCAAAGTAACACTGTTGGTCGATTCCAAAGTGAACGCAGTCCTTGATTTACACGTGACGACGACACGAAAACACGATAGCCAGATCGCTCCATCGTTGATCAAACGTAACCCCGAGACTATCGACATCTTGCTCGGGGACAAAGGCTACGACGACCAGAAAATCAGACGGCTTGCTCGTCAACACGAGATTCGTCCACTAATCAAGCATCGTGAGTTCACACCGCTTCACAAGGCATGGAACGCACGCTTAGACGCTGACCTCTACGGCCAACGGAGTCAATCAGAGACAGTCAACTCAACGCTCAAGCGGAAGTACGGTGCATTCGTCCGTTCACGACGCTGGTGGAAGCAGTTTCGTGAACTCGCTCTTGGGTGTATCGTCCACAATCTTGACCAAGCAATCTAA
- a CDS encoding nitrous oxide reductase accessory protein NosL, giving the protein MDEQISGTDRDGGVAETGRKHARRTVLVGATSVGVAALAGCLGEDDDVPEPITIDSDQICDHCTMQIGRHPGPVGQTHYDDPEDVVDEERPAQFCSSTCAYTHTFEQEDAGHDPTVIYLTDYSTVDYDVEFDDDIEEISSHLAVDAFASADRLTMVVDSDVQGAMGPSMIGFSDADEAEEFQGEYGGDLYEHADVTAELVISLLG; this is encoded by the coding sequence ATGGACGAGCAGATATCTGGGACGGATCGAGATGGAGGCGTCGCTGAGACGGGAAGAAAACACGCTCGCCGAACCGTTCTGGTTGGCGCGACCAGTGTCGGGGTCGCGGCGCTTGCTGGCTGTCTTGGCGAAGACGATGACGTACCCGAGCCGATTACGATCGACAGCGATCAGATCTGCGACCATTGCACGATGCAGATCGGGCGGCATCCGGGTCCAGTTGGACAGACTCATTATGACGATCCGGAAGACGTTGTCGACGAGGAGCGGCCGGCGCAGTTCTGCAGTTCGACCTGTGCCTACACCCACACGTTCGAGCAAGAGGACGCAGGCCACGATCCCACCGTTATATATCTGACCGACTACTCCACCGTCGACTACGATGTCGAGTTCGACGACGATATCGAGGAAATAAGTAGTCACCTCGCGGTCGACGCGTTTGCGAGCGCCGATAGACTCACGATGGTCGTCGATAGCGACGTTCAGGGTGCTATGGGGCCGTCGATGATCGGGTTTAGCGACGCCGACGAAGCCGAGGAGTTCCAGGGCGAGTATGGCGGTGACCTGTACGAACACGCAGATGTGACCGCCGAGCTGGTGATCTCTCTGCTTGGATAA
- a CDS encoding sulfite exporter TauE/SafE family protein — protein MARLVNGFGLESIPVPRIVLDQCYDPALDPTAMEPVSIVVFALIGLLGGAHCLGMCGPLVTTYSDRLRAQNGGSSARNELTVGMVKQHALFNLGRTVSYAAIGGLFGLAGSLVFVSPQAVTAVATDVHAVAGIVVGTLIVVMGIHYLAGRGLIGGSVTLPLVQPLLERVHGRLLANVDSWVGDSRIAGLGAAHGLLPCPLLYPAFLYAFVQGSPSGGVLALAALGLGTVPSMFVYGTLFQSLSPETRIKLHRVLGLAFVVLGYIPLQHGLATLGIHLPHVPLPHYQPL, from the coding sequence ATGGCGAGACTCGTCAACGGGTTCGGACTCGAGTCGATTCCGGTCCCGCGGATCGTCCTCGATCAGTGTTACGACCCGGCGCTCGATCCGACCGCAATGGAACCGGTCAGTATCGTCGTCTTCGCGCTGATTGGACTCCTGGGTGGCGCACACTGTCTGGGAATGTGTGGGCCGCTAGTGACGACGTACTCGGATCGGCTGCGCGCACAGAACGGCGGATCGTCAGCCCGAAACGAACTGACGGTGGGCATGGTCAAACAGCACGCGCTATTCAACCTCGGCCGGACGGTCAGCTACGCAGCCATTGGCGGACTGTTCGGCCTCGCGGGGTCGCTGGTCTTCGTCTCCCCACAGGCGGTGACCGCCGTCGCGACCGACGTTCACGCGGTCGCCGGCATCGTCGTCGGTACGCTGATCGTCGTGATGGGGATCCACTACCTCGCCGGGCGCGGTCTCATTGGCGGCTCGGTTACCCTCCCGCTCGTTCAGCCGCTCCTCGAGCGGGTTCACGGCCGACTCCTCGCGAACGTCGACTCCTGGGTCGGTGATAGCCGGATCGCCGGGCTCGGCGCGGCACACGGACTGCTTCCCTGCCCATTGCTGTACCCGGCGTTTCTCTACGCATTCGTACAGGGGTCGCCGTCGGGTGGCGTCCTCGCGCTTGCCGCACTCGGACTGGGAACGGTGCCGTCGATGTTCGTGTACGGAACGCTGTTTCAGTCGCTCAGCCCCGAAACCAGAATAAAACTCCACCGTGTGCTCGGGCTCGCGTTCGTCGTGCTCGGGTACATTCCACTCCAGCACGGACTCGCGACGCTCGGTATTCACCTTCCGCACGTCCCGCTGCCGCACTATCAGCCACTCTAG
- a CDS encoding right-handed parallel beta-helix repeat-containing protein, producing MVSFRRLLSISVLFVVVIALAGVVGLFAVDAGSGPDTTDPVPFHDTVTTGVVLENVDDADGSDEIDVPKAQVFYSQYEYVVGYRGVERFVDAYDTPDHEERFGYPLAVYVTDYGASDDVQLTAEGYPTLTDGSTDWIDAESAVFVVNSEARTPAGETVVPFSDRADADTFVDNHGGTVVGWENLLEYEFEIDDADVVRDRAVQRHAHADELVAETTTLRDRSVAVVVGEDAATLEEAVEIAPAESTVIVPEGVHEVPDEIEVDRPITIVGQGTGDSGTDSGSDGDGNGDGNETSAVTTLRGNGDGSVLVLTSDRAAVADLRIDGVGNTTEPDEDEDRDVDDALEMAYGQSDAGVELDEAPNALVENVTIETPATGVLLRDAPESVVRNVSVHGSDHWSDSYMAVTTIRSPNAIVEDSTLTGGRDGIYLHRSDGIVFRNNELENNRIGVHLMYTSNTLIADNRIEDPISTGIDVMTSPEHNAVVGNEVRNASQGILMAGSRSYVADNLVTNTQVGLTTGAGNSIYEGNVLADNVQGVQANHMLPTNEVTGNDFVGNDEHANARLGTLRVWSEDGKGNFWHGAIGVPGSDTGTVTDGATLERSYAPTDPVDKRLHRVDGTPTLTRAPAIDARSMFEGAVSGMRSESIVDRAPLCEPANPDLLERTEWEPPERTC from the coding sequence ATGGTTTCCTTCCGTCGTCTCCTTTCGATTTCGGTTCTTTTCGTCGTCGTGATCGCCCTCGCCGGAGTCGTCGGACTCTTCGCCGTCGATGCTGGCTCGGGACCCGACACCACAGACCCGGTTCCGTTCCACGATACCGTTACTACGGGTGTCGTCCTCGAGAACGTGGACGATGCGGACGGCTCTGACGAGATCGACGTACCGAAAGCACAGGTGTTCTACTCCCAGTACGAGTACGTTGTCGGCTACCGCGGCGTCGAACGATTCGTCGACGCATACGACACACCCGACCACGAGGAGCGCTTTGGCTACCCACTCGCGGTGTACGTCACGGACTATGGCGCCAGTGACGACGTGCAACTCACCGCGGAGGGATATCCAACGCTCACGGACGGATCCACAGACTGGATTGATGCCGAGTCGGCAGTATTCGTCGTCAACAGCGAGGCTCGAACGCCTGCAGGCGAGACGGTCGTTCCTTTCAGCGACCGCGCGGACGCTGACACGTTCGTCGATAACCACGGCGGGACCGTCGTCGGCTGGGAGAACCTACTCGAGTACGAGTTCGAGATCGACGACGCGGACGTGGTCCGGGATCGCGCCGTGCAGCGCCATGCCCACGCCGACGAACTGGTCGCGGAGACGACGACGCTTCGGGATCGCTCCGTTGCGGTCGTCGTTGGCGAGGACGCAGCCACGCTCGAGGAGGCCGTCGAAATTGCGCCGGCGGAATCGACGGTTATCGTTCCCGAGGGTGTCCACGAGGTGCCGGATGAGATTGAGGTGGACCGGCCGATCACGATCGTTGGACAGGGTACCGGTGACAGTGGCACAGATAGTGGTTCTGACGGTGACGGTAATGGTGACGGAAACGAAACCAGCGCTGTAACAACTCTCCGTGGCAACGGTGATGGCTCCGTCCTTGTGCTCACATCCGACCGTGCGGCGGTCGCAGACCTGCGGATCGACGGCGTCGGCAACACGACCGAACCAGACGAGGACGAAGATCGTGACGTCGACGACGCCCTCGAGATGGCGTACGGCCAGAGTGATGCCGGCGTCGAACTCGACGAGGCACCGAACGCGCTGGTCGAGAACGTAACGATCGAGACACCGGCGACCGGTGTCTTGCTCCGGGACGCGCCCGAGAGCGTCGTTCGGAACGTCTCCGTCCACGGCAGCGACCACTGGAGTGACAGTTACATGGCCGTCACGACGATCCGCTCGCCGAACGCCATCGTCGAAGACTCGACACTCACCGGCGGTCGTGACGGAATCTATCTCCACCGCTCGGACGGGATCGTGTTCCGGAATAACGAACTCGAGAACAACCGGATCGGCGTCCACCTGATGTACACCTCGAATACCCTGATTGCAGACAACCGGATCGAGGACCCGATCTCGACAGGGATTGACGTGATGACCAGTCCCGAACACAATGCTGTTGTCGGCAACGAGGTTCGGAACGCCTCACAGGGAATCCTCATGGCAGGCTCACGCTCGTACGTTGCAGACAACCTCGTCACCAACACACAGGTCGGTCTGACCACCGGTGCCGGGAACTCCATCTATGAGGGAAACGTCCTCGCGGACAACGTCCAGGGCGTGCAGGCTAATCACATGCTCCCGACCAATGAGGTGACTGGAAACGACTTTGTCGGGAACGACGAACACGCCAATGCTCGGCTCGGTACACTTCGAGTCTGGAGTGAGGACGGCAAAGGGAACTTCTGGCACGGTGCTATCGGCGTACCGGGATCGGACACAGGGACTGTCACCGACGGGGCTACCCTTGAGCGCTCGTACGCACCGACGGATCCGGTCGACAAGCGTCTCCATCGCGTGGATGGCACCCCAACACTCACTCGTGCGCCGGCAATCGATGCCCGTTCGATGTTCGAGGGGGCGGTCTCGGGCATGCGATCTGAGAGCATCGTCGATCGCGCGCCGCTTTGCGAACCGGCGAATCCAGACCTGCTCGAACGCACGGAGTGGGAGCCGCCGGAACGAACCTGCTAA
- a CDS encoding metal-dependent hydrolase produces MIGVSAVADVLTHVLAGYVIGSLLSMRYEWMRPAHVTLVMIGALAPDFVKIELLLPDPAVSFLLGVPFSWAPLHTLVGTLIVALLGSLFVAPKLRRRALALIVVGVVSHHILDIVLVTATGYSYAVFWPISDYRFPAADLFLSSDRWPALVAGASALVVWFLNRRRSGARRA; encoded by the coding sequence ATGATCGGGGTGAGCGCCGTGGCTGACGTCTTGACGCACGTGCTGGCAGGGTACGTGATCGGCTCGCTGTTGTCGATGCGTTACGAGTGGATGCGACCGGCGCACGTGACACTGGTGATGATCGGTGCACTCGCACCCGACTTCGTCAAGATCGAGTTGCTACTCCCGGATCCGGCGGTCTCGTTCCTGCTCGGGGTTCCGTTCTCCTGGGCACCGCTGCACACGCTGGTTGGAACGCTCATCGTCGCATTGCTTGGATCATTGTTCGTCGCACCGAAGCTCCGACGGCGGGCGCTCGCCCTCATCGTCGTCGGGGTCGTCTCTCACCACATCCTCGATATCGTGCTCGTGACTGCCACAGGCTACTCCTATGCGGTGTTCTGGCCGATTTCGGACTACCGCTTCCCGGCGGCGGACCTGTTCCTGAGCAGCGATCGGTGGCCGGCGCTCGTTGCGGGTGCGAGTGCGCTCGTGGTCTGGTTTCTCAACCGTCGTCGCTCCGGTGCGAGACGGGCATAG
- a CDS encoding DUF4870 domain-containing protein, whose translation MPSTATLSGSDQPENRSLGGILVHVLALFTSFVGPAIMYAVSDHEFTRENARNAINWHITVIVLAVAAFVTGFLGADEVTINGEPTELLAVPSPLDTVFTFIGIPLLLALVVAVFATFGFAVVATQKAASGSAWSYPGSINIIERFR comes from the coding sequence ATGCCCTCCACAGCAACACTGTCCGGCTCCGACCAACCTGAGAATCGTTCTTTGGGCGGCATTCTCGTCCACGTGTTGGCGCTTTTCACCAGTTTCGTTGGCCCTGCCATCATGTATGCCGTATCAGACCACGAATTTACGCGAGAGAACGCCCGAAACGCGATTAATTGGCATATCACCGTTATTGTTCTGGCAGTTGCTGCGTTCGTGACAGGCTTCCTTGGTGCCGACGAAGTAACAATCAACGGTGAGCCGACTGAACTGCTGGCGGTACCGTCACCCCTCGACACAGTGTTTACCTTCATTGGAATCCCCTTGCTACTTGCACTGGTGGTCGCGGTTTTCGCTACATTCGGATTTGCTGTCGTTGCCACACAGAAAGCGGCGTCCGGGTCAGCGTGGTCGTATCCCGGCTCGATTAATATCATCGAACGGTTCCGATAG
- a CDS encoding nitrous oxide reductase accessory protein NosL: MEGNSRYKRRRVIGLIGTGTVVSVAGCLTDDTEDDGVPNDSDGTDDEPASGADDDGEEGTGEDDADSADKEGDNEETSEEAAFPADRKCAVCNMVAKEYPDWNAQLVHEDGHREFFCSAGCMAAYYAAPEEFDGPDTDVENVWVTDYETGELVDASDAVFVRVTDPDHVDDIMMRNPTPFADQSDAQAFVNEFDEYDEDDILDLEAFDRSLAEYYRGRFFEEPDSDDD; encoded by the coding sequence ATGGAAGGCAACTCCAGGTACAAGCGTCGCCGTGTGATTGGTCTAATCGGTACGGGAACAGTAGTTAGTGTTGCAGGCTGTCTCACTGACGATACAGAAGACGATGGCGTCCCCAATGACAGCGACGGGACGGACGACGAACCAGCATCGGGAGCCGACGACGACGGAGAAGAAGGTACCGGAGAGGATGATGCTGATTCAGCGGACAAGGAAGGCGACAACGAAGAGACCAGCGAAGAGGCAGCGTTTCCCGCCGACAGGAAGTGTGCTGTCTGCAACATGGTTGCCAAAGAGTATCCCGACTGGAACGCCCAGTTGGTCCACGAGGACGGTCACCGCGAGTTTTTCTGCTCTGCGGGCTGTATGGCCGCCTATTATGCCGCTCCAGAGGAGTTCGACGGACCGGACACAGACGTCGAAAACGTTTGGGTTACTGACTACGAGACAGGCGAACTCGTCGACGCATCGGACGCAGTCTTCGTCCGCGTGACCGACCCTGATCATGTCGACGACATCATGATGAGGAACCCCACACCGTTTGCTGATCAAAGCGACGCTCAGGCGTTCGTGAACGAGTTTGACGAGTACGACGAAGACGATATCCTCGATCTCGAGGCGTTCGACAGGAGCCTTGCGGAGTACTACCGTGGGCGCTTCTTCGAGGAACCGGATAGCGACGACGACTGA
- a CDS encoding SCO family protein: protein MNRRRALTVGVTTGLTAVAGCLTGMLDDESSEHAVLAPPEEDIQSESLYPTYGDPFPAFELEDPIGETTVDVSALEDALVVTAFFASCPDECVPLMNSISQVQTNAAERGLGDETRILAITFDPERDTGDALQDHSDTFGINYEADNWHYLRPEDHEMAQSVVYDDLGIPFEREELGDEYDFMHITVTFLVNPNGYVERAYRGDDPDPVRITDDLEQVLDGHE from the coding sequence ATGAATCGCCGCCGTGCGTTGACCGTCGGAGTGACGACCGGGCTAACCGCCGTCGCCGGTTGCCTGACCGGCATGCTAGATGACGAGTCATCCGAGCACGCCGTCCTTGCGCCACCCGAGGAGGACATCCAGAGCGAATCCCTGTACCCGACTTACGGTGACCCGTTCCCGGCGTTCGAACTCGAGGACCCGATCGGCGAGACGACCGTCGACGTGTCCGCTCTTGAGGACGCACTCGTTGTAACCGCCTTTTTCGCGTCTTGTCCGGACGAGTGCGTTCCGCTGATGAATTCAATTTCTCAAGTCCAGACGAACGCCGCCGAGCGCGGACTCGGGGACGAGACTCGAATCCTCGCGATCACGTTCGACCCCGAGCGTGACACTGGCGACGCGCTTCAGGACCACTCCGACACCTTCGGTATCAATTACGAAGCGGACAACTGGCACTATCTCCGTCCCGAAGACCACGAGATGGCCCAATCTGTCGTCTATGACGATCTCGGAATTCCGTTCGAGCGCGAAGAACTCGGGGACGAGTACGACTTTATGCATATCACGGTCACGTTCCTCGTCAACCCCAACGGATACGTCGAGCGGGCCTATCGGGGTGACGACCCTGATCCGGTACGAATCACGGACGATCTCGAGCAGGTTCTCGACGGTCACGAGTAA
- a CDS encoding Vms1/Ankzf1 family peptidyl-tRNA hydrolase, which translates to MPVDTHAEYDRHAQLDRLESASADRDVLVSLIVPPDESIGAARQPVETDYAEATKLDEQSLAAPLVDALESARQELADYEAVPKNGLAIYTGVVDGDLLTVVFDELPLAVDELRYEQHNEFTLEPLTAITGDESTYGLLVVERGGAAFGRYEGETVEVIDSFDSNVPGKSSAGGQSAERFERDRERQKREFFDEVAERAARTFLDDDAVDGILLGGTTGTIDRFRDEADLDHRFDDHVTGEFSVEYATEQGLRQLAEKGQEAIDEQDHEAARETLSEFFDRVQNDGEPIAYGMDEVDDALEYDAVETVLLSTALDGTEIQSIGDRAVEQGGETVVVPDDFADGSRFVDAFDGVGALLRFPIE; encoded by the coding sequence ATGCCTGTCGACACCCACGCAGAGTATGACCGTCATGCCCAGCTCGATCGACTCGAGAGCGCGAGCGCCGACCGGGACGTCCTCGTCTCGCTCATCGTCCCACCAGACGAATCGATCGGCGCGGCTCGCCAACCCGTCGAAACCGACTACGCCGAGGCAACCAAACTCGACGAACAGTCGCTCGCGGCACCGCTCGTCGATGCACTCGAGTCGGCCCGACAGGAACTCGCCGACTACGAGGCGGTGCCGAAAAACGGCCTTGCCATCTATACCGGCGTCGTCGATGGCGATCTTCTCACCGTCGTGTTCGACGAGTTGCCACTCGCGGTCGACGAACTGCGCTACGAACAGCACAACGAGTTCACTCTCGAACCGCTGACGGCGATCACCGGCGACGAGTCGACCTACGGGCTCCTCGTCGTTGAGCGCGGGGGCGCAGCGTTCGGCCGGTACGAGGGTGAAACCGTCGAGGTGATCGACTCGTTCGATAGCAACGTCCCCGGAAAGTCGAGCGCCGGCGGCCAGTCCGCCGAGCGATTCGAGCGCGACCGCGAACGACAGAAACGCGAGTTCTTCGATGAGGTCGCAGAGCGTGCAGCACGGACGTTTCTGGACGACGACGCGGTCGACGGCATTCTCCTCGGTGGCACGACCGGAACCATCGATCGATTCCGCGATGAGGCCGACCTCGACCACCGCTTCGACGACCACGTCACCGGCGAGTTCAGCGTCGAATACGCGACCGAGCAAGGACTTCGCCAACTCGCTGAGAAGGGACAGGAAGCGATCGATGAGCAGGACCACGAAGCCGCTCGCGAAACGCTTTCAGAGTTCTTCGACCGCGTCCAGAACGACGGTGAACCGATCGCCTACGGGATGGACGAGGTCGACGACGCACTCGAGTACGATGCGGTCGAGACGGTGTTGCTCTCGACGGCGTTAGACGGGACAGAAATACAGTCGATCGGTGATCGTGCGGTCGAGCAGGGTGGTGAGACCGTGGTTGTGCCGGACGACTTTGCCGACGGGAGTCGGTTCGTCGATGCGTTCGACGGGGTCGGCGCGTTACTTCGGTTCCCGATCGAGTGA